GGAAAAAACTATGCAGCAGCAAATAGGAATGATTTTGAAAACCATTGGTTATGGGAAGTAAGGAGCTAAGTATTATAATTGTGACCTACAACTCTTCGGAAGTTCTAAGGGAGGCACTGAATAGTATCATACAATATAATGACTGTGGTAATAATATTGAGGTGGTGGTTGTTGATAATGCAAGTAAAGATGTTGCAACTACCGAGGTTCTCGTATACAATTTTCCTTTGCCTATTAAATTTATTAAACTGCCAGAAAATAAGGGATATGGATTCGGGAATAATGTAGGCATTCAGCATTCTTCTTCGCCAATAATTCTAATAATGAATCCGGACGTAACACTTTATAAACCAGTTTTCAACATCATATGTAAATCGTTTAAGGAAAATCCTGCATTAGGTATATTAGGAATGCAGCAGTATGAAAATATTGCTGGTCAGAAAAATCCGTCTTATATAATTTCTTCACATAGTATTTTAAAGTTGGTTCTTCATAAGTTTGCAGTGTATTTTAATTATTATACTTCAGTTCTTTTCTGTTTCAGCGGGGCATGTTTTGCAGTACGGAAAGAAGCTTTTTTAGAAGCTGGCGGATATAACGAAGAAATTTTCCTATATGGTGAGGAATCAGACCTTCAGTATCGTTTGAAAAAGAAATCTAAAAAGAATAAGATTAAATTTGCTAAATCGTTAGGGTATATTCATAAAATGCATGATCGTAACTTGAGTATAGAGTTACATCTTGAAGGTGTAAAGTCTTTTCTGATTATTGCACAAAACAGAGGGATAAGTCACAGCAAAATGATTAACCAGATTTCACGATACTATAAATTTCTGTATTTATATAATTCATTGCGGAAAACAGAAGCTGCTACATTTTACAGAAGGATGATTATTGAAATTGAAAAATTAAAAAATCTACATGAATTATAAATTCAGTTTTATAGACCTGTGGCCATACTTAATAATTAGTATGGTTTTTTTACTGTGCATACCTTATGTAAAGCGCAATAAAAGTAATTCAATCCTGATTTTTTATATGCTTTTAGTATTTACAATTTTTAGGTACAATGTAGGATGGGATTATGAAATGTATGTACAGGATATTAAATATAATAATCTAGATCGGTATGAAATATTAAGTAAACTTATCTTTAGCTTTACATATCATATTGGTTTTTATCCGGCGGCATTTATTATTTTCGGCTTTCTCATCCTATTTCTGACTAAAAAAATTATTGACCAATATTCAGTTAATACCTTACTGTCTTGGGCTATATTTTATTCATATCCACAATTCTTTTTTGCATCATTATCGACCCTTAGACAGTCGCTAGCTGGCGCTTTAATTTTTTACTCCTACAAATTCTGCGTAGAAAAAAAAATAGTGCCTTTCCTGATCTCCATAGGCCTTGCTAGCATGTTTCACAGTTCAGGCTTGCTGGGAATAATTCTTTATCCTCTAGTCAATATGAAGTCTGGTAAGACCTTAAATATTGTTTTATTTGCCTCTTCTTTTTTCATCTCAG
This DNA window, taken from Chryseobacterium sp. 6424, encodes the following:
- a CDS encoding glycosyltransferase family 2 protein, which codes for MGSKELSIIIVTYNSSEVLREALNSIIQYNDCGNNIEVVVVDNASKDVATTEVLVYNFPLPIKFIKLPENKGYGFGNNVGIQHSSSPIILIMNPDVTLYKPVFNIICKSFKENPALGILGMQQYENIAGQKNPSYIISSHSILKLVLHKFAVYFNYYTSVLFCFSGACFAVRKEAFLEAGGYNEEIFLYGEESDLQYRLKKKSKKNKIKFAKSLGYIHKMHDRNLSIELHLEGVKSFLIIAQNRGISHSKMINQISRYYKFLYLYNSLRKTEAATFYRRMIIEIEKLKNLHEL
- a CDS encoding EpsG family protein; translated protein: MNYKFSFIDLWPYLIISMVFLLCIPYVKRNKSNSILIFYMLLVFTIFRYNVGWDYEMYVQDIKYNNLDRYEILSKLIFSFTYHIGFYPAAFIIFGFLILFLTKKIIDQYSVNTLLSWAIFYSYPQFFFASLSTLRQSLAGALIFYSYKFCVEKKIVPFLISIGLASMFHSSGLLGIILYPLVNMKSGKTLNIVLFASSFFISEMVQNFVFPLIASQNFNEQVKFYIEMNSKAPTLLPIIIYTICIFNIFFYKKLIDLNPANKNYIFITTVGGALYNILLFEPNSALRISSFFLIFWVFIFPYYGFLINKKVYKLNSAILVLLWFAISYSFLTIYIINYGNKIIEKISFLPYKFWFNNL